The following are encoded in a window of Microcaecilia unicolor chromosome 7, aMicUni1.1, whole genome shotgun sequence genomic DNA:
- the LOC115474597 gene encoding C-X-C chemokine receptor type 4-B-like, translating into MDTVFDVIEVPLDNSTDDMGSGDFDDLPEPCYGQEHTNFNRIFLPVVFSIIFVIGIIGNGLVVIVMGYQKKSRTMTDKYRLHLSVADLLFVFTLPFWSVEAAAGWYFKIPYVLCKGINGIYTINLYSIVLILAFISLDRYLAIVHATNSQGTRKLLAEKIIYVGVWLPAMLLSLPDLIFSTVSEIEGGYVCNHIYPEDRVKWETGFRILHIMVGFIVPGLIILTCYCIIISKLSHSKGHQKRKALKTTVILILAFFACLLPYYIGLVVETLILLGAINSNCRLQDNLDRWISITEAIAFFHCCLNPILYAFLGAKFKMSAHNALSSVSRGSSLKILSKKRGGLSSVSTESESSSFHSS; encoded by the exons ATGGACACG gtttttgacGTGATAGAAGTGCCCTTGGATAACAGTACAGATGACATGGGATCTGGGGATTTTGATGACTTACCTGAGCCATGCTATGGACAAGAACATACCAATTTCAATCGGATCTTTCTACCAGTCGTATTTTCCATTATCTTCGTGATTGGAATAATCGGCAATGGATTGGTTGTCATAGTCATGGGTTACCAAAAAAAATCAAGGACTATGACAGACAAGTACAGGTTGCATCTCTCTGTGGCTGATCTCCTGTTTGTCTTCACCCTGCCGTTCTGGTCTGTGGAAGCAGCGGCGGGCTGGTACTTCAAGATTCCATATGTTCTGTGCAAAGGCATCAATGGCATTTACACCATCAACCTGTACAGCATTGTCTTGATTTTGGCATTCATAAGCCTAGATCGTTACCTGGCAATAGTTCATGCAACCAATAGCCAGGGGACAAGAAAGTTGTTAGCTGAAAAAATTATTTACGTAGGCGTGTGGCTCCCGGCCATGCTTTTGTCACTGCCTGATTTGATTTTTTCTACAGTTAGTGAAATTGAAGGAGGTTATGTCTGTAATCATATCTACCCTGAGGATAGAGTTAAATGGGAAACTGGCTTCAGAATTCTTCACATTATGGTTGGATTTATTGTCCCTGGTCTCATAATCTTGACCTGTTACTGTATTATCATTTCCAAGTTGTCACACTCCAAAGGACACCAGAAGCGCAAAGCTTTGAAGACCACCGTCATCCTTATCCTCGCCTTCTTTGCCTGCTTGCTGCCTTATTACATTGGTCTTGTCGTGGAGACTTTAATTCTGCTTGGCGCAATCAACTCTAATTGCCGCTTGCAGGACAATCTAGATAGGTGGATCTCCATTACAGAAGCCATAGCCTTCTTCCACTGCTGCCTGAACCCAATTCTGTATGCATTTCTTGGTGCCAAGTTCAAGATGTCTGCCCATAATGCTTTGAGCTCGGTCAGCAGGGGATCAAGCCTCAAGATACTGTCAAAAAAGCGAGGAGGGCTCTCCTCCGTTTCTACAGAATCGGAATCATCGAGTTTCCACTCAAGCTAA